One window of the Melospiza melodia melodia isolate bMelMel2 chromosome 15, bMelMel2.pri, whole genome shotgun sequence genome contains the following:
- the EIF3J gene encoding eukaryotic translation initiation factor 3 subunit J: MAAEAADSWDADSFEVVEPVAKRLVPGVAGDRWAGEDEEDDVKDNWDDEEEEEEVKETEVKQEPKVSEKKKIAEKIKEKEKLQKKKQEELKKRLEAPEEQKELTPEEQLADKLRLKKLQEESDLELAKETFGVNSTCGIDAMNPSSKDDFTEFGKLLKEKITQYEKSLHYAGFLEALLRDVCISLEVDDLKKITNTLTVLCSEKQKQEKNKAKKKKKGVVPGGGLKATMKDDLADYGGYDGEYVQDFEDFM, from the exons atggcggcggaggcggcggacTCGTGGG ACGCCGACAGCTTCGAGGTGGTGGAGCCGGTGGCGAAGCGGCTGGTGCCGGGGGTGGCCGGGGACCGCTGGGCCggcgaggatgaggaggacgacGTGAAG GATAACTGggatgatgaggaggaagaggaggaggtgaaggAGACAGAGGTAAAACAAG AACCGAaagtttcagaaaaaaagaaaatagcagaaaaaatcaaagaaaaagaaaagctacaaaagaaaaagCAAGAGGAGCTTAAAAAAAGG TTAGAGGCACCTGAGGAACAGAAGGAGCTCACACCAGAAGAACAGTTGGCAGACAAACTACGGCTAAAGAAGTTGCAAGAGGAGTCAGACCTGGAGTTGGCAAAGGAAACCTTCG GTGTAAATAGCACTTGTGGAATAGATGCCATGAACCCCTCTTCAAAAGATGACTTCACGGAATTTGGgaagctgctcaaggagaagATCACACAGTACGAGAAGTCCCTACATTACGCCGGCTTTTTGGAAGCGCTGCTTCGGGACGTCTGTATTTCCT TGGAGGTGGATGATTTGAAAAAGATCACAAACACTCTGACAGTATTATGcagtgaaaaacaaaaacaagagaaG AATAAagccaaaaagaagaaaaaaggtgtTGTGCCTGGTGGGGGGCTGAAGGCGACGATGAAAGACGACCTGGCCGACTATGGCGGCTACGACGGCGAGTACGTACAAGACTTTGAAGACTTCATGTGA